Within the Pseudomonas fulva genome, the region CCGGCCGACCAGGTGATCTTCCCGCACAACGAGCACTCCTACTCGCCACGTTTTCCGCTGCGTCTGTTCTTCTACTGCCACCTGCCATCGGAAACCGGTGGGGAAACCCCGATCGGCTCGGTACGCCGGGTCAAGTCACTGATCCCGCAGGAGATCGTCGACACCTTCAGACGCAAGAAGATCCTCTATGTACGCAACTATGGCGACGGCTTCGGCCTGCCCTGGCAGTCGGTGTTCCAGACCGACGACCGCGGCGAAGTGGAGGCCTACTGCGCCTCGGTGGGTATCGAGGTGGAATGGAAGGACGGCAACCGTCTGCGCACCCGTCAGGTCGGCGCCGCCCTGGCTCGCCACCCGCGCACTGGTGAGGAGGTCTGGTTCAACCATGGCACCTTCTTTCACGTCAGCACCCTGCCCGCCGCCATCCGCGACTCACTCGGCGCCGGCTTCTCGGCGATGGACCTGCCCACCAACACCTTCTACGGCGACGGCAGCCCCATCGAGCCGGATGTACTGGAAACCCTGCGCGCTGCCTATCTGGGATCGCTGGTGAAGTTCCACTGGCAGCGCGGCGATGTCCTGCTGCTCGACAACATGCTCGCGGTACATGGCCGGGAACCTTACGGCGGCCCCCGCAAGATCTACACCGGCATGGCCGAAGCCATCGTCGGCAGCGACGTACAGCTCTGATACGTCTCGTCTCCACTTTCGCTCACGAGGAAACGCCATGTCGGCTCTGACAGGTTTTCGCATCTCTCCACAACAGGCCCGGGCCTGGCGCGACGCCCGGCACACCGCAGCGGCCACTGCCGGCAGCTGCCTGGTCGTCGAGGTGGCCCAGGCTCCGTCGGCCGCCGAGATCGACGCACGGCTGCACGCCATGGCCGAGCGCGAGGAGATCCTGCGCACCGTGCTGCATGCCGTGCCCGGCATGGCCCTGCCGATTCAGGTGATTGAGGAGCAGCCGCGCGTCACCTTCGCCGCCGAAGACTGGCGCGACGCAGATGCGGCGCAACGTGCTGCCCGCCTGAGCAAGAGCACGCTGCAAGCGGGCAGCGTGCTCTCGGTGCACTACGTCCGTATTGGGGATGAGCGCTGGTGGCTGTGCCTCGAGGGCGCCGCCAGCGCCCTGGATCTGTCCAGCCTGGCCCTGATCGCCGGCGAACTGCTTGGCGCGGCCCAGGCGGAACGTCTCCAGTACGTCGACTACGCGGAATGGAAGAACGGCCTGCTGGAGGATGAAGCCGACGGCCAGGCCATGCGCTTCTGGCAGCAGATGCGCACGGAGAGCGCCCCCCTGCAACTGCACGGCCTGCAGGCGGCCGGCAATGGCCAGGCGTGCCAGCCGGCATTGCACACCCTCGCCGGATTGCCGGCGCACGCCGAACTGCAGGCGCTGGCATCCCGTGTCGAGCTGAACCTGGACGAGCTGTTGTTCGCCGCCTGGTGCGTGCTGCTGGCTCGGCTGAGCGGGCAGCAACGCATCCAGCTCGGCTGGCACGATGCCGGCCGTGGAGAGGGCCTGGAGCAGGCCCTGGGCCTGTTCGAGCAGTGCCTGCCGGTGCAGGTGGAGGTCGATCTGCAAACGCCATTGGCCTCCCAGGCCGCCGCCCTGCTCGCCCCCCTTCACCAGGCCAGGGGTTGGCGCGATCATTACGACAGCGAGCAATCCTGTGCGCTGTATTTCGCCTGGCGCGAACTCAAAGTATCCGGAAACCTCGGCACGCCGGTCATCGCCACCAGCTTCCAGCCACCCTTCGCGCTCGGTCTGGAATGCCATGCGGGCAGCGACGCAACGCTGGAGCTGCGCCTGGCCTATGACCGCACATGCTTCGATGCCACGGCCATCGCCTGCCTGGAAGAACAATGGACCCGACTGCTGCAGGGGTTGTGTACGCAAGACTCCACTCTCGGGGCCCTGCCCCTGCTCGGCCCCCACCAGGAACAGAGCCTGCAAGCCAGCGCCACATCGGCAGAGGTACGCGATGCAAGCGTGCTCGCGCTGCTCGAAGAACGTGCCCAGGCCAATCCCGATGCCCCGGCACTGGTCGATGGTGGAGGTCTGACCCGCTATGGCGAGCTGCTGGCCCAGGTCGACACCCTGGCTCGGCGCCTGCGCGCCGCGGGCGTGCAAAGCGGCGACGTGGTCGGCATCCTCATGCGGCGCGAGCGCCAGGCCATCGTCGCCATGCTGGCCGCCCTGAAGGCCGGCGCAGCCTACCTGCCCCTCGACCCGGCCTACCCCGGCGAGCGCCTGAGCTACATGCTCGACAACAGTTCGGCGGGCCTGCTGCTCACCACCCAAGCGCTGCAGGACAGCGTCACCAGCAGCGTGCCCACCTTGCTGCTGGACGCTGCCAGCGAGATGGCAGGCGCCGATGCCGAGCCACTGCCGGCTGTCAGCGGCGAGCAAACCGCCTACCTGATCTACACCTCGGGCTCTTCCGGTCAACCCAAGGGCGTGCCGATCAGCCATGCTGCCCTGAGCCGTTCGACCCAGGTGCGCATGGCCTTCTACCCCGAGCCGGTGCAGGCCTACCTGCTGCTTTCGTCGTTGTCCTTCGACAGCTCCGTGGCCGGTATCTACTGGACGCTGTGCCAGGGCGGTCTGCTGGTGCTGCCGGCCAGCGGCGAGGAACTGGATCTGGAAGTGCTGGCCGCCCTGATCGAGCGCCATCGCGTCAGCCACAGCCTGTCGTTGCCGTCGCTTTACGAGACGCTGCTGGACTATTGCGACGCCGCCACCCTGGCCCATCTGCGCACCTGGATCGTGGCCGGAGAACCCTGCATACCACGCGTGCTCGACAAGCACCGCAACAAGGTGGGGCACGCACAACTGGTCAACGAATACGGGCCGACCGAAGCCACCGTCTGGGCCACCGCCGAGGTACTCAGCGATGCAGCACCCGGCGCGGCCACCATCAGCATCGGTCGGCCCATTCCCGGCATGGGCCTGTGGCTGCTGAAAGAACACGGCCAGCCGGCCGCCATCGGCGAGCCCGGCGAGATCCACCTCGGCGGCCCGACCCTGACCAGCGGCTACCTGGGTCTGCCCGAGCAGACCGCCAGCGCCTTCGTGCATTACCCGCACATCGCGTCTGGGCAACGCCTGTACCGCACCGGTGACCTGGCCCGACGCCATGTCGACGGCCGCCTGGACTTCCTCGGGCGCCGTGACCAGCAGATCAAGATTCGCGGCCACCGCGTCGAACGCGGCGAGATCGAGCGCGTGCTGCAGAGCCATTCGGAGGTGCGCGAAGCGGTGGTGATCGCCCAGGTTCAAGAAGGCAGCGCCCGCCTGATCGCCTACTTCACCGACCGCCACGGCTATGTTCCCGAGGCCCAGGCGCTGAGCAGTTTCATCAACGATCGCCTGCCCAGCTACATGGTGCCGGCCGCCTTCGTGCATCTCTCGGCCATGCCGCACACGCCCAACGGCAAGCTCGACCTCAACGCCCTGCCCGACCCGGACGACCTGGTCGCGGCCAGCGCCGCCTACGTGGCGCCGCGCGACGAAATGGAAACAGCGCTGGCCGCTATCTGCCAGCAGGTGCTCAAGCGCGAACGCATCGGCGTACAGGACAACTTCTTCCAGATCGGCGGCGACTCGATCCTCAGCCTGCAGATCGTCTCGCGCGCCAACCAGCAAGGCATCCGCCTCAGCGCCAAGCAGATATTCGAGAGCGA harbors:
- a CDS encoding TauD/TfdA family dioxygenase — its product is MTAIPPSGNRPVAGIPRRKPIMVSQQSIVSEDLLAPDWDLPWRVEPSLPGVDLVQWATQNREHLERMLLQHGAILLRGFDVQTTRHFNAVIDALSSGALEYMFRASPRTRVGGNIYTSTDYPADQVIFPHNEHSYSPRFPLRLFFYCHLPSETGGETPIGSVRRVKSLIPQEIVDTFRRKKILYVRNYGDGFGLPWQSVFQTDDRGEVEAYCASVGIEVEWKDGNRLRTRQVGAALARHPRTGEEVWFNHGTFFHVSTLPAAIRDSLGAGFSAMDLPTNTFYGDGSPIEPDVLETLRAAYLGSLVKFHWQRGDVLLLDNMLAVHGREPYGGPRKIYTGMAEAIVGSDVQL
- a CDS encoding non-ribosomal peptide synthetase; protein product: MSALTGFRISPQQARAWRDARHTAAATAGSCLVVEVAQAPSAAEIDARLHAMAEREEILRTVLHAVPGMALPIQVIEEQPRVTFAAEDWRDADAAQRAARLSKSTLQAGSVLSVHYVRIGDERWWLCLEGAASALDLSSLALIAGELLGAAQAERLQYVDYAEWKNGLLEDEADGQAMRFWQQMRTESAPLQLHGLQAAGNGQACQPALHTLAGLPAHAELQALASRVELNLDELLFAAWCVLLARLSGQQRIQLGWHDAGRGEGLEQALGLFEQCLPVQVEVDLQTPLASQAAALLAPLHQARGWRDHYDSEQSCALYFAWRELKVSGNLGTPVIATSFQPPFALGLECHAGSDATLELRLAYDRTCFDATAIACLEEQWTRLLQGLCTQDSTLGALPLLGPHQEQSLQASATSAEVRDASVLALLEERAQANPDAPALVDGGGLTRYGELLAQVDTLARRLRAAGVQSGDVVGILMRRERQAIVAMLAALKAGAAYLPLDPAYPGERLSYMLDNSSAGLLLTTQALQDSVTSSVPTLLLDAASEMAGADAEPLPAVSGEQTAYLIYTSGSSGQPKGVPISHAALSRSTQVRMAFYPEPVQAYLLLSSLSFDSSVAGIYWTLCQGGLLVLPASGEELDLEVLAALIERHRVSHSLSLPSLYETLLDYCDAATLAHLRTWIVAGEPCIPRVLDKHRNKVGHAQLVNEYGPTEATVWATAEVLSDAAPGAATISIGRPIPGMGLWLLKEHGQPAAIGEPGEIHLGGPTLTSGYLGLPEQTASAFVHYPHIASGQRLYRTGDLARRHVDGRLDFLGRRDQQIKIRGHRVERGEIERVLQSHSEVREAVVIAQVQEGSARLIAYFTDRHGYVPEAQALSSFINDRLPSYMVPAAFVHLSAMPHTPNGKLDLNALPDPDDLVAASAAYVAPRDEMETALAAICQQVLKRERIGVQDNFFQIGGDSILSLQIVSRANQQGIRLSAKQIFESETIERMAQVATRGAPESEAPVTATAEGARAAGTAADFPLADLDDAAFGDLLAELNSTD